In one window of Streptomyces roseofulvus DNA:
- a CDS encoding response regulator transcription factor translates to MSSGQPNATERILIVDDEPAVREALRRSLAFEGYATREAVDGVDALAAMEAYAPDLVVLDVQMPRMDGLTAARRIRAAGSTVPILMLTARDTVGDRVTGLDAGADDYLVKPFELDELFARIRALLRRSSYAVPSASAAEPSDVLAFEDLRMDLATREVTRAGRPVELTRTEFTLLEMFLAHPRQVLTREQILKAVWGFDFEPSSNSLDVYVMYLRRKTEAGGEPRLVHTVRGVGYVLRGGGGTE, encoded by the coding sequence ATGAGCAGCGGGCAGCCGAACGCAACCGAACGCATCCTCATCGTCGACGACGAACCCGCCGTGCGGGAGGCCCTGCGGCGCTCCCTCGCCTTCGAGGGGTACGCGACCCGGGAGGCCGTCGACGGGGTCGACGCGCTCGCCGCCATGGAGGCGTACGCCCCCGACCTCGTCGTCCTCGACGTGCAGATGCCCCGCATGGACGGGCTCACGGCGGCCCGCCGGATCCGGGCCGCCGGCTCGACCGTGCCCATCCTCATGCTGACCGCCCGCGACACCGTCGGCGACCGGGTCACCGGCCTCGACGCGGGCGCCGACGACTACCTGGTGAAGCCCTTCGAGCTCGACGAGCTCTTCGCCCGCATCCGCGCCCTGCTGCGCCGCAGCTCGTACGCCGTCCCGTCGGCCTCCGCCGCCGAACCGTCCGACGTGCTCGCCTTCGAGGACCTGCGGATGGACCTGGCGACCCGCGAGGTCACCCGCGCCGGGCGGCCCGTGGAACTGACCCGCACCGAGTTCACGCTCCTGGAGATGTTCCTGGCGCACCCCCGCCAGGTCCTCACCCGCGAGCAGATCCTCAAGGCCGTGTGGGGCTTCGACTTCGAGCCGAGCTCGAACTCGCTGGACGTGTACGTGATGTACCTGCGGCGCAAGACGGAGGCGGGCGGCGAGCCGCGCCTCGTCCACACCGTGCGCGGGGTCGGCTACGTGCTGCGCGGCGGAGGCGGGACCGAATGA
- a CDS encoding DUF664 domain-containing protein: METSDSDTDVRRWTASTVHTDMWADPGEDPREDGGAAVVDERGALLDALRHFRLTLELKCEGLDAAQLARRSVPPSTMSLLGLIRHMAEDERHFRRLAGEDSPRIYRTPDDREADWTGAVADPDVVAEARRRWKEEAAATDAYLAAAPDLGAPTPDGGQLRELLTMQITEYARHCGHADLLRERVDGRVGQ, encoded by the coding sequence ATGGAGACCAGCGACAGCGACACGGACGTGCGGCGGTGGACCGCCTCCACCGTCCACACCGACATGTGGGCCGACCCCGGCGAGGACCCGCGCGAGGACGGCGGCGCGGCCGTGGTCGACGAGCGCGGGGCCCTCCTCGACGCCCTGCGCCACTTCCGGCTCACCCTGGAGCTGAAGTGCGAGGGCCTGGACGCCGCGCAGCTCGCCCGCCGCTCCGTGCCGCCCTCCACCATGTCCCTCCTCGGCCTGATCCGGCACATGGCCGAGGACGAGCGCCACTTCCGCCGCCTCGCCGGCGAGGACTCGCCCCGGATCTACCGCACCCCGGACGACCGCGAGGCCGACTGGACCGGCGCGGTCGCCGACCCGGACGTCGTCGCCGAGGCCCGGCGCCGCTGGAAGGAGGAGGCGGCGGCCACCGACGCGTACCTCGCCGCCGCCCCCGACCTCGGCGCCCCGACCCCCGACGGCGGGCAGCTGCGCGAGCTCCTCACCATGCAGATCACCGAGTACGCCCGCCACTGCGGCCACGCCGACCTCCTCCGCGAGCGCGTCGACGGCCGGGTGGGGCAGTAG
- a CDS encoding phosphatidylinositol-specific phospholipase C, translated as MERRRFLTGALGAGAVLLAGAPPARAAAVDTRAWMAAHGDGTALARLTIPGTHDSGARFGGWWAQCQDTTIAQQLDSGVRFLDVRCRVTGGSFAIHHGAAYQNMMFGDVLVACRDFLAAHPSETVLMRVKQEYSTESDATFRAVFDDYLDRRGWRPLFRIGDGLPLLGEARGRVVLLADNGGLPGIRWADSRYFAVQDDWNALPDAKYPKIEAHFRAAVERPGPLYVNFVSTSAGLPPRWNSDNLNPRVHTWLDGSWAAGRTGLGIVPLDFPATRAGLVEALLRHN; from the coding sequence ATGGAGCGACGACGCTTTCTCACCGGGGCCCTCGGGGCCGGAGCCGTCCTGCTGGCCGGGGCGCCCCCGGCGCGGGCCGCGGCCGTGGACACGCGCGCGTGGATGGCGGCGCACGGGGACGGGACCGCGCTCGCGCGGCTCACCATCCCCGGCACGCACGACTCGGGGGCGCGCTTCGGCGGGTGGTGGGCGCAGTGCCAGGACACCACCATCGCCCAGCAGCTCGACAGCGGGGTGCGCTTCCTCGACGTGCGGTGCCGCGTCACCGGCGGCTCCTTCGCCATCCACCACGGTGCCGCCTACCAGAACATGATGTTCGGCGACGTGCTCGTCGCGTGCCGGGACTTCCTCGCCGCGCACCCCTCCGAGACCGTGCTCATGCGGGTCAAGCAGGAGTACTCGACGGAGTCCGACGCCACCTTCCGGGCCGTCTTCGACGACTACCTCGACCGGCGCGGCTGGCGCCCCCTCTTCCGGATCGGCGACGGGCTGCCGCTCCTCGGCGAGGCACGGGGGCGGGTCGTCCTGCTCGCCGACAACGGCGGACTGCCCGGGATACGGTGGGCCGACTCCCGGTACTTCGCCGTCCAGGACGACTGGAACGCGCTCCCCGACGCCAAGTACCCCAAGATCGAGGCCCACTTCCGGGCCGCGGTCGAACGCCCCGGACCGCTGTACGTGAACTTCGTCAGCACCTCCGCCGGGCTGCCGCCCCGCTGGAACTCCGACAACCTCAACCCGCGCGTCCACACCTGGCTGGACGGCTCGTGGGCGGCCGGCCGCACCGGCCTCGGCATCGTCCCCCTGGACTTCCCCGCCACCCGCGCCGGGCTGGTGGAGGCGCTGCTGCGGCACAACTGA
- a CDS encoding HAMP domain-containing sensor histidine kinase, with protein MTRPRTPLAWFRSRPLRSRLALLTAFAVAVAVAAVSAACWFVTRAQLESEMDAALRNTRLDPLAVQNLIRLCQADQEPPPAAGFTVQIIDAAGGVCTSGEAAIPAGEGDLAVARGTLAYLLHTAKDADGREMRVYTYPQPRQPGLAVSVARPLAEIDNSLSTLGWVLLVVSGIGVVGAGAAGLWVARTGLEPVHRLTGAVEHVAATEDLTVRIPAEGEDEIARLSRAFNQMTAALATSRDRQARLIADAGHELRTPLTSLRTNIELLARSEETGRAIPAEDRRALMASVKAQMTELAALIGDLQELARPDAVRPGPLEVVALHTVLRSALDRARLRGPELSFATDLAPWYVRAEPAALERALVNVLDNAVKFSPPRGTVEVTLMRGELTVRDHGPGIAPDELPHVFDRFWRSPSARSLPGSGLGLSIVARTMKQTGGSVSLSPAEGGGTVVTLRLPGAPTPPPEVTA; from the coding sequence ATGACGCGGCCCCGCACCCCCCTGGCCTGGTTCCGGTCCCGGCCGCTGCGCTCCCGCCTCGCGCTGCTGACCGCCTTCGCGGTGGCCGTCGCGGTCGCCGCCGTCTCCGCGGCCTGCTGGTTCGTGACCCGGGCGCAGCTGGAGAGCGAGATGGACGCGGCGCTGCGCAACACCCGGCTCGACCCGCTGGCGGTGCAGAACCTGATCCGGCTGTGCCAGGCGGACCAGGAACCGCCGCCGGCCGCCGGCTTCACCGTCCAGATCATCGACGCGGCCGGCGGCGTCTGCACCTCCGGCGAGGCGGCGATCCCGGCCGGGGAGGGCGACCTGGCGGTGGCCCGGGGCACGCTCGCGTACCTCCTGCACACGGCGAAGGACGCCGACGGGCGCGAGATGCGCGTCTACACCTACCCGCAGCCGAGGCAGCCCGGCCTCGCGGTCTCCGTCGCCCGCCCGCTCGCCGAGATCGACAACTCCCTCTCCACCCTGGGCTGGGTGCTGCTCGTCGTCTCCGGCATCGGGGTGGTCGGCGCGGGCGCGGCCGGCCTGTGGGTGGCCAGGACCGGCCTCGAGCCGGTGCACCGGCTGACCGGGGCGGTGGAGCACGTGGCCGCGACGGAGGACCTGACGGTACGGATCCCCGCCGAGGGCGAGGACGAGATCGCCCGCCTGTCGCGCGCCTTCAACCAGATGACGGCGGCGCTCGCGACCTCGCGGGACCGGCAGGCGCGGCTGATCGCGGACGCGGGGCACGAGCTGCGCACCCCGCTGACCTCGCTGCGCACCAACATCGAGCTGCTGGCCCGCAGCGAGGAGACCGGCCGGGCGATCCCGGCGGAGGACCGGCGGGCGCTGATGGCCTCGGTGAAGGCGCAGATGACGGAGCTGGCGGCGCTGATCGGCGACCTCCAGGAGCTGGCCCGGCCGGACGCGGTGCGGCCCGGTCCGCTGGAGGTCGTCGCGCTCCACACGGTGCTGCGCTCGGCGCTCGACCGGGCGCGGCTGCGCGGCCCGGAGCTGAGCTTCGCCACCGACCTGGCGCCCTGGTACGTCCGGGCCGAACCGGCCGCCCTGGAGCGCGCCCTGGTCAACGTCCTGGACAACGCGGTGAAGTTCTCGCCGCCGCGCGGCACGGTCGAGGTGACGCTGATGCGGGGCGAGCTGACGGTCCGCGACCACGGCCCGGGCATCGCCCCGGACGAACTCCCGCACGTCTTCGACCGCTTCTGGCGCTCGCCGTCGGCGCGCAGCCTGCCCGGCTCGGGCCTGGGCCTGTCGATCGTGGCCCGCACGATGAAGCAGACGGGCGGCTCGGTGAGCCTCTCCCCGGCGGAGGGCGGCGGCACGGTGGTGACCCTCCGCCTCCCGGGCGCGCCGACGCCGCCGCCGGAGGTCACGGCGTGA
- a CDS encoding bifunctional metallophosphatase/5'-nucleotidase translates to MAVNGRKSKTKRRILAAGAGLATVGALVAAMPAGASEDAAEAAAGGTNGKGWGRMVDVQLLSFNDLHGNLEPPTGSSGRLTRVKEDGSTETINGVGGAEYLATHLEQARAGHRYSITAAAGDMIGASPLVSGLFHDEPTIEALNEMKLDVSSVGNHEFDEGARELSRIQNGGCHPTEGCFEEGKTFEGANFPYLAANVTDEKSGKPLLDPYFIWEKDGVRIGFIGVTLEGTANIVSAEGIKGLKFGDEVETINKYAKVLERKGVKSIVALLHEGGMPASGAYNYDCDTPGAGAGISGPIVDIAKNVTPQVDALVTGHTHQAYACTIPDPAGKPRTVTSAASFGRLYTDTTLTYDRRSKDIVRTAVASANHVVTRDVEPHGAIGDLIKRWKALAEPIANRPVGHIGESIENPTDVYEKPLGNLIADAQLAGLSPADKGGAQLALMNPGGVRAPLTLGDGVVTYGEAYTVQPFTNMMTVVDLTGAQLVTALQQQVSGANLASPKILQVSKGFTYTLDMTKTGADRIVVDSVRLNGEPIDPAKSYRVAMNEFLTGGGDGFPVLATGTNKLVGASDLDVFIAYLTANSSAAEPLRAPATGRITIVK, encoded by the coding sequence ATGGCAGTGAACGGCAGGAAGAGCAAGACCAAGCGGCGGATTCTGGCCGCCGGTGCGGGGCTGGCGACGGTCGGGGCGCTCGTCGCCGCGATGCCGGCCGGTGCCTCGGAGGACGCGGCCGAGGCCGCCGCGGGCGGGACGAACGGCAAGGGCTGGGGCCGGATGGTCGACGTCCAGCTGCTGTCCTTCAACGACCTGCACGGCAACCTGGAGCCGCCGACCGGGTCCTCGGGCCGGCTCACCCGCGTGAAGGAGGACGGGTCGACCGAGACCATCAACGGCGTCGGCGGCGCCGAGTACCTGGCCACGCACCTGGAGCAGGCCCGCGCGGGTCACCGTTACTCCATCACGGCCGCCGCCGGCGACATGATCGGCGCCTCTCCGCTGGTCTCGGGTCTCTTCCACGACGAGCCGACCATCGAGGCGCTCAACGAGATGAAGCTCGACGTGAGCTCGGTGGGCAACCACGAGTTCGACGAGGGCGCGCGCGAGCTGAGCCGCATACAGAACGGCGGCTGCCACCCGACCGAGGGGTGTTTCGAGGAGGGCAAGACCTTCGAGGGGGCGAACTTCCCCTACCTCGCGGCCAACGTGACGGACGAGAAGAGCGGCAAGCCGCTGCTCGACCCGTACTTCATCTGGGAGAAGGACGGCGTCCGGATCGGCTTCATCGGCGTCACGCTCGAGGGCACGGCGAACATCGTCTCGGCCGAGGGCATCAAGGGCCTGAAGTTCGGCGACGAGGTCGAGACGATCAACAAGTACGCCAAGGTGCTGGAGCGCAAGGGCGTGAAGTCGATCGTCGCCCTGCTCCACGAGGGCGGCATGCCCGCCTCGGGCGCGTACAACTACGACTGCGACACCCCGGGCGCCGGCGCCGGCATCTCCGGTCCGATCGTCGACATCGCCAAGAACGTCACCCCGCAGGTCGACGCCCTGGTCACCGGTCACACGCACCAGGCGTACGCGTGCACCATCCCGGACCCGGCGGGCAAGCCGCGCACGGTGACCTCGGCGGCCTCCTTCGGCCGGCTGTACACCGACACGACGCTCACCTACGACCGGCGCTCGAAGGACATCGTCCGCACCGCCGTCGCCTCCGCCAACCACGTCGTCACCCGGGACGTGGAGCCGCACGGGGCGATCGGCGACCTGATCAAGCGCTGGAAGGCGCTGGCCGAGCCGATCGCGAACCGTCCCGTCGGCCACATCGGCGAGAGCATCGAGAACCCCACCGACGTCTACGAGAAGCCGCTGGGCAACCTCATCGCCGACGCGCAGCTGGCGGGCCTGTCCCCGGCCGACAAGGGCGGTGCGCAGCTCGCGCTGATGAACCCGGGCGGCGTCCGTGCGCCGCTGACCCTGGGGGACGGCGTGGTGACCTACGGCGAGGCGTACACCGTCCAGCCGTTCACCAACATGATGACCGTGGTCGACCTGACCGGTGCCCAGCTCGTCACCGCGCTCCAGCAGCAGGTCAGCGGCGCCAACCTGGCCTCCCCGAAGATCCTCCAGGTGTCGAAGGGCTTCACCTACACCCTGGACATGACCAAGACGGGCGCGGACCGGATCGTGGTCGACTCGGTGCGGCTGAACGGTGAGCCGATCGACCCGGCGAAGAGCTACCGGGTCGCGATGAACGAGTTCCTCACGGGCGGCGGCGACGGCTTCCCGGTCCTGGCCACCGGTACGAACAAGCTGGTCGGCGCCTCGGACCTGGACGTCTTCATCGCCTACCTGACGGCCAACTCCTCGGCCGCCGAGCCGCTGCGGGCCCCGGCGACCGGCCGCATCACGATCGTCAAGTAG
- a CDS encoding S1C family serine protease, whose protein sequence is MTDHQQPQQPYYPPRPPFEPTRPITTEPGTTVWPSGSGGGYTPPPAEPPYVTAGPAPAAAPVSRRRAKRGVGLMAAVAIAAAAIGGGTATLVQQLTSDAPVTAAASAPVTGTNVSASSTGTVAGVAEAVSPSIVEISATSASGASTGSGVIITADGEIVTNNHVISGASEITVRTSDGKTYRAEVVGKDPDKDLALIKLKDASGLKAATLGDSSRVKVGDEVVAIGSPEGLTGTVTSGIVSALDRDVTVAKDDEGTGSPDTQRQWDPRQGWPFEFGGQEFNGDTGSSKTTYKAIQTDASLNPGNSGGALINMNGEIIGINSAMYSPSSSSGSTAGSVGLGFAIPVNTLKADLDALRSGGPS, encoded by the coding sequence CCGACGCGGCCGATCACCACCGAGCCGGGCACCACCGTGTGGCCGTCCGGATCAGGCGGCGGGTACACCCCTCCCCCGGCCGAGCCGCCGTACGTGACGGCCGGCCCGGCACCCGCCGCCGCCCCCGTCTCCCGCCGGCGCGCCAAGCGCGGGGTCGGCCTGATGGCGGCCGTGGCCATCGCCGCCGCGGCGATCGGCGGCGGCACCGCGACCCTCGTCCAGCAGCTGACCTCGGACGCGCCCGTCACCGCCGCGGCCTCCGCCCCGGTGACCGGCACCAACGTCTCCGCGAGCAGCACCGGCACGGTCGCCGGGGTCGCCGAGGCCGTCTCCCCCTCGATCGTGGAGATCTCCGCGACCTCCGCCTCCGGCGCCTCCACCGGCTCCGGCGTGATCATCACCGCCGACGGCGAGATCGTCACCAACAACCACGTGATCTCCGGCGCCTCCGAGATCACCGTGCGGACCAGCGACGGCAAGACCTACCGGGCCGAGGTCGTCGGCAAGGACCCCGACAAGGACCTCGCCCTCATCAAGCTGAAGGACGCCTCCGGCCTGAAGGCCGCCACCCTCGGCGACTCGTCCCGGGTGAAGGTCGGCGACGAGGTCGTCGCCATCGGCTCCCCCGAGGGCCTCACCGGCACCGTCACCAGCGGCATCGTCTCCGCGCTCGACCGGGACGTCACGGTCGCGAAGGACGACGAGGGCACCGGCTCCCCGGACACGCAGCGGCAGTGGGACCCGCGGCAGGGCTGGCCGTTCGAGTTCGGCGGACAGGAGTTCAACGGCGACACCGGCAGCTCGAAGACCACCTACAAAGCGATCCAGACCGACGCCTCGCTCAACCCGGGGAATTCCGGCGGCGCGCTGATCAATATGAACGGCGAGATCATCGGGATCAATTCGGCCATGTACTCGCCCAGTTCTTCGAGCGGTTCCACGGCCGGCAGTGTGGGGCTCGGATTCGCCATCCCGGTGAACACCCTCAAGGCCGACCTCGACGCCCTCCGGTCGGGCGGTCCGAGCTGA
- a CDS encoding GntR family transcriptional regulator, with protein MVEYRIDRRSGVATYLQIVQQTKQALRMGLLEPGDRLPTAREVVEATAINPNTVLKAYRELEREGLVEARRGLGTFVRATLGTTSPADSPLRGELDAWARRARAAGLDREDMAALFTAVLTQHFEGDEDT; from the coding sequence GTGGTGGAGTACCGCATCGACCGGCGCAGCGGCGTCGCCACCTACCTCCAGATCGTGCAGCAGACGAAACAGGCCCTCCGCATGGGCCTCCTGGAGCCGGGCGACCGACTGCCCACCGCACGCGAGGTCGTCGAGGCGACGGCCATCAACCCGAACACGGTCCTCAAGGCGTACCGCGAACTCGAACGCGAGGGCCTCGTCGAGGCCCGCCGCGGCCTCGGCACCTTCGTCCGCGCCACGCTCGGGACCACCTCCCCCGCCGACTCCCCCCTCCGGGGCGAGCTCGACGCCTGGGCCCGCCGGGCCCGCGCCGCGGGGCTGGACCGCGAGGACATGGCGGCGCTCTTCACCGCCGTACTGACACAGCACTTCGAGGGGGACGAGGACACGTGA
- the mshD gene encoding mycothiol synthase: MTSSDAAPALEPGRQIQTYDELTPEQVQEVMDLLTAADRSDGVHAVSEQGRLYLRHGRREGVRHFLLTVGPRLHGYAQLEETDPVEAPAAELVIHPDQRGRGHGRALGTALLTASGKRLRVWAHGGKPSARHLAQVLGLTLFRELRQLRRPLAPLDIPEPALPEGVTIRTFVPGQDDAAWLAVNAAAFAHHPEQGSLTQRDLDDRIAEPWFDPKGFFLAERDGELVGFHWTKVHAEERLGEVYVVGILPEAQGGGLGKALTATGLRHLAAEGLPTAMLYVDADNTAAVRVYEGLGFRTHEVDLMYRSES; this comes from the coding sequence ATGACTTCCTCCGACGCGGCGCCCGCCCTCGAACCGGGACGGCAGATCCAGACGTACGACGAGCTCACCCCCGAGCAGGTCCAGGAGGTCATGGACCTGCTCACGGCCGCGGACCGCTCCGACGGCGTGCACGCGGTGTCCGAGCAGGGCCGCCTCTACCTCCGCCACGGCCGCCGCGAGGGAGTGCGCCACTTCCTCCTCACCGTCGGCCCCCGCCTCCACGGCTACGCCCAGCTGGAGGAGACCGACCCGGTCGAGGCGCCCGCCGCCGAGCTCGTCATCCACCCCGACCAGCGCGGCCGCGGTCACGGCCGCGCCCTCGGCACCGCCCTGCTCACCGCCTCCGGCAAGCGGCTGCGGGTCTGGGCGCACGGCGGCAAGCCGTCCGCCCGCCACCTCGCCCAGGTGCTCGGCCTCACCCTCTTCCGCGAACTGCGCCAGCTGCGCCGCCCGCTGGCGCCCCTGGACATCCCGGAGCCGGCGCTCCCCGAGGGCGTCACGATCCGCACCTTCGTCCCCGGCCAGGACGACGCGGCGTGGCTCGCGGTCAACGCCGCCGCCTTCGCCCACCACCCGGAGCAGGGCTCGCTGACCCAGCGCGACCTGGACGACCGGATCGCCGAGCCGTGGTTCGACCCGAAGGGCTTCTTCCTCGCCGAGAGGGACGGCGAGCTGGTCGGCTTCCACTGGACGAAGGTCCACGCCGAGGAGCGCCTCGGCGAGGTGTACGTGGTCGGGATCCTGCCGGAGGCCCAGGGCGGCGGCCTCGGGAAGGCGCTCACGGCGACGGGCCTGCGGCACCTGGCGGCGGAGGGGCTGCCGACGGCGATGCTCTACGTCGACGCCGACAACACGGCGGCGGTGCGGGTCTACGAGGGGCTCGGCTTCCGGACCCACGAGGTGGATCTGATGTACCGCTCGGAGTCCTGA